CCCGGCCTCTTTGGTTTTCTTCACCGTGCTGTCTATCCCCTTGGCCAGGCCAGGCGCGATCCTGTCCATTATCATCCCCGCCATTTGCGCAAGTATGGGGGCCGCCACGGATCCCTTGGCCACCTCGTCCTTCAATTCCGGGATGAGCGCCAGCGGATATGTGATTATGGCAAGGATCAACGCCCCTTTCACCACGCCCAGGGCCGCCCCGGCGATCTTGTCCACCGCCGTAAGGGTTGCGGAGACTTTCAACATCCTCCTCACCAGTATCCCGGTGACGACGATGATTATCACGGCGAGGAAGAAAAGGGCCAGGAACGCGGAGATGTCGCTTATAATCCTGTCGCCGAGCATCGCCCGGAACACAGGGGCCGCCTTGGGGTAATATGTGGCGGCGATCCACGCCCCCGCCACGATGGCCAGTATGGAGAAAACTTCCTTGGCGAAACCGCGGAAATATGACCATGCCGCCGACGCGGCCAGGAAAAAGACGGCGAAAAGGTCAAACCAGTGGATCAGCAACGGCGTTCCGGAAGATCGCTGGCGCCGTGTTCAATTGGCGCCATGCACGTTTTCCTTGCCCACAAGCGCGGCGGGAGCGGCCTGCGCCGGGCTGGCGGCGGCCGGGGCGGAAACCCTGTCCACAGAAAGCTCGCCCACTTCGATACGCCTTAGCG
This portion of the Nitrospinota bacterium genome encodes:
- a CDS encoding CvpA family protein, whose product is MLIHWFDLFAVFFLAASAAWSYFRGFAKEVFSILAIVAGAWIAATYYPKAAPVFRAMLGDRIISDISAFLALFFLAVIIIVVTGILVRRMLKVSATLTAVDKIAGAALGVVKGALILAIITYPLALIPELKDEVAKGSVAAPILAQMAGMIMDRIAPGLAKGIDSTVKKTKEAGQKAGALLDKAEQLSKIKKEFEEKLAPQEVPSEKPELPAGKTGEAQKPQPVKKAPEQAKAKAVTPPKEKPVTAKKEKKEEAKSAKPGKTKPEKDAISDYDKREMDQLLEKVDKSNGGK